DNA from Thunnus maccoyii chromosome 21, fThuMac1.1, whole genome shotgun sequence:
AGAATAACATCAGACAACTGCAGATAAACACCAGAGATCAATAATCctcactgttaattggctccatgattataaatcatcagtcattaactacttttacactctttgcttcagcagcagaaacagtctgacgtTACTTTAAGTTtgttatgtgacatattcagatggtttctaaacagtaaaaatactccctCTATACTTCAGTCATATagaataattcctacatgtattttatttatttatgatttctactgtttgttgtgtgatTACAGGctcgtttacatttcacttgGTTGAATCTGCAGGTTCTTggtttcactgtttcatctcatatgaagaacttcattcatggttctgatgacgTCGCTCGTAATTAACaacccgcctctttcacatgaatgcACTTGTAGCTGTTAAACCAGAGTTACTGAGCTGGTTGGTAATAGCTTCATAGTTCTGGTTCTGGATGGACAATGtgaggctcagtgaagccagataaccAAACAGAGTCAGACTTAGTTGAACTTGTGTGGTATTTCGGGTCCCAGGTGTGGTCGTCCTCACCTGTCTGGATTCTGTGTTTCAGAGAAGCTGTGTCCGAGCTGTAACGGCGGTCTGGAGCTGCTGCCGTGTCGTGGCCACAGCGGGTACCCCGTCACCAACTTCTGGAGGGTCGATGGGAAGGCCATCTTCTTCCAGGtgacacccccaccccctccgcCCCATAGACCAGTCTCTACTGGTCTAAACCTGTTGCTGATCTTGTTTATGGTGTTATTCACATGAgtatttactgttgttgtttgttgttgtggtcTTCCAGGCTAAAGGGGTCCACGATCATCCCAGACCAGAGTCCAAGTCTGAGACTGAAGCCAGAAGAAGTTCTGTGAAGAGACGAGTCAGCTCGCCACCGTTCCCTCCCAAGAGACGACTCATCGAAACACAGGTGgacaacaacaactacaaacacaacaactacaaacacaactacaaacacaacaactacaaacacaactacaaacacaactacaaacacaacaactacaaacacaacaactacaaacacaactacaaacacaactacaaacacaacaactacaaacacaactacaaacacaactacaaacacaacaactacaaacacaacaactacaaacacaactacaaacacaactacaaacacaacaactacaaacacaacaactacaaacacaactacaaacacaactacaaacacaacaactacaaacacaacaactacaaacacaactacaaacacaactacaaacacaacaactacaaacacaacaactacaaacacaactacaaacacaacaactacaaacacaacaactacaaacacaactacaaacacaactacaaacacaacaactacaaacacaacaactacaaacacaactacaaacacaacaactacaaacacaacaactacaaacaactacaaacacaacaactacaaacacaactacaaacacaactacaaacacaactacaaacacaacaactacaaacacaactacaaacacaacaactacaaacacaacaactacaaacacaactacaaacacaactacaaacacaactacaaacacaacaactacaaacacaacaactacaaacacaactacaaacacaacaactacaaacacaacaactacaaacacaactacaaacacaactacaaacacaacaactacaaacacaactacaaacacaacaactacaaacacaacaactacaaacacaactacaaacacaactacaaacacaactacaaacacaacaactacaaacacaacaactacaaacacaactacaaacacaacaactacaaacacaacaactacaaacacaacaactacaaacacaactacaaacacaacaactacaaacacaactacaaacacaactacaaacacaactacaaacacaacaactacaaacacaacaactacaaacacaactacaaacacaacaactacaaacacaacaactacaaacacaactacaaacacaacaactacaaacacaacaactacaaacacaactacaaacacaactacaaacacaactacaaacacaacaactacaaacacaactacaaacacaactacaaacacaactacaaacacaacaactacaaacacaacaactacaaacacaactacaaacacaacaactacaaacacaacaactacaaacacaacaactacaaacacaactacaaacacaacaactacaaacacaacaactacaaacacaactacaaacacaactacaaacacaactacaaacacaacaactacaaacacaacaactacaaacacaactacaaacacaacaactacaaacacaacaactacaaacacaacaactacaaacacaactacaaacacaactacaaacacaactacaaacacaacaactacaaacacaacaactacaaacacaactacaaacacaactacaaacacaactacaaacacaacaactacaaacacaactacaaacacaactacaaacacaacaactacaaacacaactacaaacacaactacagacacaacaactacaaacacaactacaaacacaactacaaacacaacaactacaaacacaactacaaacacaactacaaacacaacaactacaaacacaactacaaacacaactacaaacacaacaactacgAACTGTTCAATCAGTGCatcaatcacatcatgagtgatggagataattattcattgatcttATGTGTATGAAGCTTCATACagatttaaactgagattacagaTTATGTGCCACAAACATTTCAGGTGATTGATCTGCTCTGATAACCAGCAGGTGATTGATCGATGTGATCAGAGTATCAGAGTTATAACAGAAGAACATGAGCGGTTTGATTCTGAGCTGAGGATGAATTCACGCTGTGGAATATCTGAATGTGAGAAAGAAACGACTGATGCACATAAAAGCAGTAATGTTGTTAAAGAAAGTCCTGAGTCACAAACTAACATCCAACCAGGACAGTAAAGCTCCACTAATGAACAATCAATACAAGCTTTGATACGACTGAATGAACGAGGACATGAAACTCTGTAAGAGACAGCGAGAAACTCAGAAGACCTGTGAGCGAGCAGGTTAACTTCACAGTTACCATGGCGactgacccagagtttaagttacctctttctggaactgaaaactcagagtttccttCATCTCGGGGTTAAACTCTTTGCACTAAACCAGCTTTCTGGAACAgatcattaatgttttttgtttattgtttgtttgtttacttcagGCTCTGGGCCCCGCCCTGCTCTCCTGCGTCGAGCCGGCAGACCGGATCTCTTTCATTGAGCCGAACTTCCCGCAGCATTACCCAGCATTCCAGAGCCCAGACCCCTACTACAACCCCCACAATCCACTAGGGGAGGCCCCGCCCACACTGCAGAAACCAGCCAATCCCAGGCTCTACATGGGCCGGCCCGGCTACGAGTTCCAAGGATACCTGACCTCGCCGTCGTAtcctgtgacctctgacctctgtgacCCCAGGTCAGCCTCCAACACTCCAGACCAGATCCCGTAATGTAAACCACATACTGACAGTGTAAACAGGTCTAATCCATGTCTTGTTTGTATGCAGGGTGGCTCCAGTCCTCGgcccctcttcttcctcctcttcggCGTCagttcctctctcctcctcctcctcttcctcatttgACCCCCAGACGAAGCCTCCTCCGGGCTGGAAGGAGCTGCTGAAGAGCTCCGCCCCCTACGGTGACAACCACCACTACTACAGCACTGAGTATCCCTGCCGTTACCCCAGCAACGCCCCAGGGTCCCCCGCAGCACTGCAGACCATCATCACTACAACAACCAAGGTGAGTAGAGTTCATCAGGACTGTCCAACTGGACTAATCACATGACCGAGGTCTGCGAGCCAATGAGAACAGAGTAGAGTAGTGAGCAGCATCATCTCTTTAAATGCAGTTTATAGTTTCTGCATCTATGTGGTCACAAGAGTACATTTGGTCCAAACATGTTTGAACACCTGATGTTGTATAAACAGAACTGTGTGCAGACTCCAGGAGGGAGGTGGGAAAACTGTGACACTCCTCCCACCTGGGACCCCGGCTCTCTTCTTATTGGCTGGCAGACGTGAGGTCCCCTCATGTACAGCCTGCAGTTGGTCCCTTTGGATGGTAAATCTGCTTCTGTTATCGTTGTAAACTAAATATGTGCTACAGTAGAAACTTGGTAcgtgtagcaacagtaactaagggtGGTGTAACTGTATAATGTATATTCATCCCGAACTGTTTGGTATAGGATGTTTGTTTCGGTTCACTCCATGAGCCAGTCAAAATAGTTTCATAATTTCATAACTTGCACCGACAggcagaacaataattctagagcacAAGTTTCACCCAGAACATTTTCACAGggcaccacttagctgtagtgtgctcatggatgtatgctagccagcttagccaagttaccctggttaccctggttacctaAGCCCCCAGGAAGTGTGCTGGGCTTTAAGGCCAATTTGTCATAGTGGgcaaactgtgtaattacaaatTCTGGGTCCAACAGGGttccaaaaagcatttttcaatAATGTGAAAagcagcagctgtaaaacagtggattaAGTTTTTTGAGCAACACAACCtgcgaaatgacttgtttcaacATCAGAATTTGATTGattcagtctgataacattaAGAAAGTCTAAAAGAGTtgcacgattaaattattttatccccattcaagttagcagacAGTCAACTGGGAGTTAGCCTTAGTTTACACGTTGCTTTTTTTAGTTGCTTTTTTGGCTTCAAGCACCACTGAGCagctttcataggaatgaatggggcccCGCCTCCcatgctgtatccagttcttcttaatacatccatgtggTTACCttggttaccctggttaccctgctcatgtagtgttgctgccgtcagaatgacaaacaagAGCTGGACAATCATCCCATGACACTGGccgagtgcaacactattattaaaatatactccgttttccccctccctctctgtgacggtggtctccctcccctctctgtaaCGGTTgacccctcccctctctggGATGGTGGACCCTTCCCCTCTATGTGACGGTGGTCTCCCTCCCCTCTATGTGACGGtggtctccctcccctctctgtgacggtcaaCCCCTTCCCTCTATGTGACGGTCAACCCCTTCCCTCTCTGTGAACGTTGACCCCTCCCCTCTCTATGACGGtggtctccctcccctctctgtgatggtcgacccctcccctctctgtgacagtcaACCCCTTCCCTCTCTGTGAACGTTGACCCCTCCCCTCTCTATGTGACGGtggtctccctcccctctctatGTGACGGTCAACCCCTTCCCTCTCTGTGACAGTCCATCCCTCCCCTCTCTATGACGGtggtctccctcccctctctgtgacggtcaaCCCCTTCCCTCTCTGTGAACGTTGACCCCTCCCCTCTCTATGACGGtggtctccctcccctctctgtgatggtcgATCccctctttgttttttctgctctaCTGGAAACGTACAAAgcagtattttgtattttgtgtaccGTTACACCGCTATGAATTGGGGGGGTGGAAGTTAACCCATTCTATCTCTGTCACATTAACAGCAGCACTGATCCTCCTCCTCAGGTCTCCTACCAGCCCTGTCCTAAACCTCCAGCGGCACTCCCCTCCTACCAGTCGTGTCCCAAACCTCCAGCCGGCCTCCCAGCCTACCAGCCCTGCGCTCCTCCCAAACCTCCAGGCCTCCCCGGCTGCTCCTCCCTGCTGGACgatgcctcctcctcctcatactCCACGGAGGTGAAGGTGACGGAGGAGTCAGGTGGTGTCATCAAGTCTCTGTCTTTTCAGCCTGAACCTCtgcagaccaaaacagagcGAAGCGACGGCTACGACTACCGCTACACCTACCCCAACACGTATCGCTATGACGACTACTGATGCAGCACTACCTCTGCCACCATTTCTGCAACTGCTGTTACCACGACTACTGCCGCTGCCAAAATCAGATACTGTATCTCCCCTCGCACAAGAACTTCTGAATGCTAACTGCAACATAAGTACAGCTGCGACTGGACGGTTCAGGAGTTGAGAGGATGCTGATCATCGGGACAAAACCCAAACTGAACCAGAACTTTTCACTGAGTTCACATCCCCTGCACTCCTCTAGCGCCCCTTCAGgaacaaaaagtcaaaacttTGTACACCAGATGTCTCAagtatcaaatcaaatcaaattttcaaACACAGATCTCAAAAAGCAGGATTCTCAAcacaaggtccacttactttCTGTTTCCAGAGCTATCAACCACATCTCGTGGGTCTTTTTCAGCGAGCAGAGATAGAGTCACTGAGATGGTTCAGTTTGTCGTCATATAACTGAAGAATTTCAGTCATGTGATAACAGGCGGTCGAAGAATGATAACAAAATTGAACCGCCCCCGCTGACCACATGGCAACTTTGTCTGCTCAGGAAggccatgagatgtggttgaaagctgcAGAAACAAGAAAGTTGGATCTTGTGATGAAAATTTTTGGCCAAATTGCTGAATGAAGCTTGAAGCCCGGGATTCTGTTATTTAGAGatcattagagctgcaatgattagtctattaattgattagttgccgACTATTAAAtcaattgccaactattttaaaaattgataaattgttttgagtcactttttaagaaaaaaagctctaaattctctgatttcagcttcttaaatgtgagtgttttttggtttctttaatctctgtgacagtaaactgaatatctttgagttgtaaAACAAGAcaaggacgtcatcttggactgtAGAgaacactgatccacattttcaccattttctgacattttatggcccaaacaactaatcagttaatccagaaaataatctacagattaatcaataatgaaaataatcattagttgcggCCCTAGAGATCATGTTAAGCCATAAATGACCTCAGAGAGAACAGGTTTATATGAGAGACACGTCGTTATTTCtcatttctcctgttttatatttgatcatatttcagttagaagcctccctgttttctgatcaCATTCAGTATAATGTTCATTTCTGCTTCtactttgcagtttttttgaTTGCTTGTAAAGTTACCGTCAGTTAAATTGTTAAACACTTCCTGTAAATGTTTCAGCAACACATCAATTTCCATCTTTGCATCAACTTCAACTTTCAACCAGTAAATATGgatgaaatgttttcttaatagtggaaaaaaacagcaaagtagaaCCGTCTGCAGCTCTTTAATGAATGAGAACATTATTGTTGTTACCCAGAGAAAGTGTTATAGCACAGGTGAGCATGACATGACTCTGTTGTCGGATTTTATACTGAATTAATCCTGTGACACATTATAGTACATAAATAGTACGTAAATACACTGCCCTCAATGTTTTGACCGGGGCCTTTATTTaagaatttacagtatttgattAAAGATCACTAATTGTT
Protein-coding regions in this window:
- the gcm2 gene encoding chorion-specific transcription factor GCMb: MSRAEEREDPDCVCSVGMKLTWDINDPKLPQDTKQFDPFQEWTDGYVRYIYSAEDKNAQRHLSGWAMRNTNNHNCQILKKSCLGVVVCSRGCSLPDGSRLQLRPAICDKARQKQQKKLCPSCNGGLELLPCRGHSGYPVTNFWRVDGKAIFFQAKGVHDHPRPESKSETEARRSSVKRRVSSPPFPPKRRLIETQALGPALLSCVEPADRISFIEPNFPQHYPAFQSPDPYYNPHNPLGEAPPTLQKPANPRLYMGRPGYEFQGYLTSPSYPVTSDLCDPRVAPVLGPSSSSSSASVPLSSSSSSSFDPQTKPPPGWKELLKSSAPYGDNHHYYSTEYPCRYPSNAPGSPAALQTIITTTTKVSYQPCPKPPAALPSYQSCPKPPAGLPAYQPCAPPKPPGLPGCSSLLDDASSSSYSTEVKVTEESGGVIKSLSFQPEPLQTKTERSDGYDYRYTYPNTYRYDDY